The DNA segment CAAAGCGCGCGCTCGTTGTTCCGAGCGCTCGCACCCTCGAGTACGCAACAAGCCAGGGGTTCAACTCCACACCGACGCAAGGTGCGAAGCCCAGCTTGGCGGCCTCGAGGACGATCCTGCCGTCGCCACTCCCCAGATCGATCAGGGCGGAGGTACGCCGCCTGCGCTGCAGCAGGAACGATACGTTGCGCACTTGAGCGTCGGTAGCCGGCACGTACGGCAGGCAGATTTTGCGAAATGCAGGATATAAAAATGGCGCGGCGACTGCGAGGATGCCCACGGCGCTGCAGCCAGTCACTGCGATTGCCACTTTGCCAAGCAGCCTGACATCACGCTGCGTCTGTGGAACGGGTGGCACAGGGTCCATTGCTGCGGCCATGGCTGCGGCATATAATAAagcatagagtttcgtacaataataTGGAATAAAGATGGCTGCGGCGTGTTTCAACCAACGCCTCCTTTAAAAGATGCCTGCTGCGTGCGCCGAAAACCTGCTGCTatggccacagaacacctatacaaacttagagaagggaaactgtaccttccacagtgctacggaaataagagtagcggtggcgtcgtgaactaaagtatgggaccacaggtggcgctgtacaacaggaaacggagtTCCTGTTGTACTGTTgtaatagctgaaaaggaacacagacccctatggctggcttttttggacatcaagggagcctatgacagttaaagcccctcaatctcccaaagtagcgccattcgcttccctcctcctccgctcggcgcggcctcgacggtggcgccgccggtggtgggcctgccgtagcagacgacggctaatacgctacgggaggaaatccgcagaaaagttcgttcgagccctgcggagcagttttttcaatcgagatctttcttcgtcagtcggtaactggcctttagaatttcgagttggaattgcggaagaaatagagaaaatgacCATTATTGAAGGCGTATTTAAGgtgtaaagcgcgcgacgttgagagttcgtgttgctgaaacacgacgcaagcacacggtgtactcaaacacgcgcgcaattaccaaagtttcaggtgttgacagcgtgaaagtatgtgtacgtggtttcgtaggttcattcacgTACCTGCAGGACACTTGTTCggtcggcgcgtgagagattccggctgtgtgcggtcagcaatgcctggcaacagggccgtttttttcattgcggggtgctttggtaatcttgacgatatcttgtttttttttttacaagtactgctccaggagggcacatgtaatggctaacggaggcctctgaagagcacgtaacattacactaatgcaggcgtcgcagggagtgttcgcatacaaaattggctgtccgcgcccctttgcatgcacaggcttcggcgagccccatccagccctggttctagctttggtgttcccgttgccgctttggtgccctggaggcgccgtcaataatacgaaataatgacaagttgttacaactagtaaataaaatttattgaagaaatacaatcgcgccgaggcgccaacttctgaagcagcgctagcgcgcgagtgttatgaaacgccaacgaggaatttaccgtcccacgtacgactctacgatcaaagtgcacatTAAACATCActaggcgagctagataaagttatccggagccatccactacgagctccatcctagctttagtcgcttcggaacgttaaaaacgttaatcaccgcaaaccaaatcaatacatgcgggcgtacattcgaagctaaaagactgcatcgtaagtcatagtgagccttgcaaaagcgtcgagaatgtgctaacttctggtggagctcaaaacacaccctgaataaagtcgcttttatgtcacaggccagctgcagatgcgtgaatttcactgcaagacgaaactacatgaaacagagagcacattcgaaaaaaaaaaagaaaaaaagtcaaacaacgcgctaaaaaccacgcagagcatgaacacacacttttttgaggcggaaggcgtgaactaggctcaaaataagaggttgtgagtagccgtggcccttacttcactaagccgtgcgttctttgccacttcctcgaagtcagaccgcccgatcctgcgaatccacacttctttttgcgttgcgcccgctggacggcaaagcaaacagctttttgccctcgctgtgtctgttgcggcaaccgaaggcgcagcagcatggcatcgcaattaagttctcggccctgcacattctattacgctaacgcactccgtcagtccgcctgtcGTACTTTCGTCGcccaggcccaacaatggaggttggcgcgcgctggaaagaaaaaatatacaaaagcgcggcgcctgcacCACGCCGGaatgaaatatatatacaaaagcgcggcgccagcttccacgtgacacagattagccaatgggggagcggaggaggctggggcgacaggggaggtggaggaggacgcgccagggtgagcggggtggcggaaagatctaagaatggcgctacttttgaaaaattgaggggttttaatgacagtgtacttcaagagggcttgtggggcattctggaaactttaggagtgcaagatggagaaaccaatttcttaaaagatatctataaaggtaaccgggtgattatacaatgggaaaagcaggtttcggagcctgtgatgattcggcgggggcttaggcaggggtgcccattgtcacctctgatgtttatgctgtacctacaaggtctagaggccaaaatacagcaaagcggactcggcttcaacctaccatttctcaagcaaggaaaattgattgaacagtcattaccaggactgatgtacgcggatgatattgtattaatggctgacaatgcagaagatctgcaggaattaatggacatatgtggtacagaaggagacaggttaggcttgaagtttagcaaaggaaaatcagcagtcatgatttttaatgataacagttgcggcgagcataagatacaggaggccacgctggagatagtcgataaatacaagtaccttggggtgtggataaataatggcattgagtatctgacagagtacgaaaaatatctaacgactaaaggtaacagaagtgcagcgattatgaagagtagggcactgtggaactacaataggtacgaggtagtacgagggatatggaaggggtaatggtaccaggcctgacttttgccaatgcagttctatgtattagaacagagacccggcaacagttggaaattaggcaacgtggtgtgggtaggctcgctctgggagcacatggcaagacaccaaatcttggagtgcagggggatctgggatggtcttctttcgagggcagagaggctagtagcaagatagcatttgaggagcgattgagaaaaatggggaaaattcggtgggctaggaaggttttcagttacttatacacgaggaatgttgacacgaggtggaggaagcgaactagaaaattgacaagcaaatacttgggcagtagcgggggaacaagtaaggaatcacctgtcaagaaaaaggttaaggaggcagagaggggtatgtggagtacagagatgcaagccaaatcggcattggagacatacaggacgtttaagcaagaaatagccaaagaaaatatttacgataactctaagggaagctcattgttgttcgaagccaggacaggtgtactggggattaaaacgtaccgagccagataccaggagatagatttggtgtgcgaggcgtgtagagaggaggaggaaacggcggaacacctgatacttgcttgtaaacaacttcaccctgcagttgaatctaacggggaactattcaaagccttgggctttaaagacagtgaaagtagaatagactttgaacaggtagaaataactaaacggaggctatctgattggtggacaatatcaacgcaaaagtaaaggagtaaatacataggtattcatgcatatagaaccattaaaggctaggtggcgcgcgccgccgccgcccgattcaaagggttgagccacaatcatccatccatccatcggagtaatatcgggtttaatctctcatacaaacaggcaggtacagtaatagagcagcaactcccaggtttattttatgcggacgacattgtgttgctcgcaaacaagcaaagtgatttgcaacgtctggctaatatctgtggacaggaaggcaacaatttaggtttgaaatttagtgttagaaaatcaggtgttattgtattcaatgaaaacagtgaacagacagtggagatacagggccatgaaatacctcgggtaacagaatataaataccttggtatatggataaacgaaggcaacggatatatggaaacacaggaaaaaaccataacagtcaaggggaagagaaatgcagccataatgaagcacagagcgctatggggatacaataggtacgaggtcctccgaggtatgtggaaaggggtaatggttccaggacttacttttggaaatgcggttgtttgctttaaatcaggggtacaatcaggactcgacgggaaccaaaggtcagtgggtcgcctcgcattgggcgctcacgggaagtctacaaatgaagctgtgcaaggggatatgggctggactagttttgaagtgagggaagctcgcagtaaaattgagtatgaagaacggctgaggaatatggaggaaagtaaatgggctgggagagtgttcaggtatctgtacaggcaaaacattgattcacagtggaggaaaagaactaggaagcttaccagcaagtatgcggcctgtggggtgggcaacacagcaacaaagaaggtcaagcggaaagtcagagaggctgaattaatctcatgggtggcggcaatggaaaagaaacctggcatgagtaactacttaaggggaaaaaacgaaattaggaaagaaaccatttatgataactcaaagggaagctcattacttttcgaagcgagatcgggatgccttagaacacgcacctataaagcgagatataagaaggaagaagaagcatgtgcttgctgcggtaaagctagggaaacgacggagcatattttattagaatgtgaagacgtctatagaccagaacacgatagcctcgcacccagactaagcGAACGCAtactcgcacccgggttgcccggtcggccagcgccattttgtactgggctgccaatgTGTGTTCGTCGGcggtacagtgaactagaatacaTTATAGTGACACGACCGGAATGGCGCGCCTGCTTTTCCGGCGGCCCGTTACGCTCCGGAAAGCCGCTAGAGGCGCTGCCGCTCTCTTTCATATTGCGGCGCGGACGGCTGGGCTTGCGTGAGGCACGGATAGGCATTCGTCAGCCTGCCTCTCCTGCGTTTCGCAAGACTGTTGGAGTGGTGTGCATACGGTTGGCCTTGTGTTTCGTGCGAAGGGCCTTCTCGTGCGGACCGTGTGCCCTGTGCGTATTGATGACTAAAGAGGCTGCAGAATGCTTGAACTTGGCTTCATTCACACGAATGAGAGATAATGGCGGCCTGCTCTACCCGTCAAGTGTGCTTTATACGTTTGTTGTAAATTTGGAGAATGCCTTTACTGAATGCTTCAGTCTTTTGGAATTACATTCTGACAGTGTACTTGATGTTCTGGACCACATCAAGCGAAAGCAGAAGATTCAGCTTGGATGCCAAGATCATTGTGAGCAAGTTGCAGCTGAGGTTACAGCATTTTATATCACAACACGCCTACATTTTTTCACAAAGAGCCTAAACCAGGCTAGCATCAAAAGGCGTGAAGGTGCGATGCACCTTAAATTGAGCAGGTGCTAAACATTACTCAGTGCTCTTTGAATAAATCATACTTCAGCCCTGCCTTTATCGCTTTGATTTCTTCAGCATGCAGCTGCCTACCACGTGTAGAGCGTTGCGTTTATACTGAACTGCATGCGAAAAATTTACTGGACGATCAAGAATTTATCTGGAGGGTGAAGGTGGGCGTAAGTGAGTCGAGGGTGGGCAACCCCCTAGCTAGGGTCTCCGGACCACCCTTGGAGCAGCTCAACACTGAATGAATTTGCGTGCCATTAAGAGTGTTGAGAAACTGCCGATCAAGAATGTTTGCTGCTTTTTGCTATGACGTCGTTACAAGGACGAAGATGTAAGTTTCGCAAAATCGATCATTCATT comes from the Dermacentor variabilis isolate Ectoservices chromosome 2, ASM5094787v1, whole genome shotgun sequence genome and includes:
- the LOC142571283 gene encoding ATP synthase subunit C lysine N-methyltransferase, coding for MAAAMDPVPPVPQTQRDVRLLGKVAIAVTGCSAVGILAVAAPFLYPAFRKICLPYVPATDAQVRNVSFLLQRRRRTSALIDLGSGDGRIVLEAAKLGFAPCVGVELNPWLVAYSRVRALGTTSARFVRADLWDFTLTPFDNVVIFGVEQMMAPLERKLVHQLRPGSWVLACRFPLPTLKPDNAYGTGVDTVWLYRMGTDRSTLQDIGMCSP